The following coding sequences are from one Shumkonia mesophila window:
- a CDS encoding MFS transporter encodes MADAVPQEDGRGASPRALLSWCLYDWANSAFPTVITTFVFAAYFTRAVAADEVAGTSQWGAAMSLSGLAIALAGPVLGAIADRGGRRKPWIAAFTALCVALTALLWFARPDPSFALYTLVLVASANFAFEMGGVFYNAMLPGLAAEGRLGRLSGWAWGVGYAGGLACLVVALVGFVQAENPLFGLDRDAAEHVRATAPLVALWFALFSLPLFLWTPDVPATGVGLIEAARRGVATLAGTLRRVGEYRMVARFLLAHMIYADGLNTLFAFGGIYAAGTFGMEFADIIVFGIGLNVTAGLGAALFAWADDAVGPKRTILVAVAGLAGFGAVLVLIDSVTLFWIFGLGLGVFVGPAQAASRSFMARLAPPHLRAEMFGLYALAGKATAFVGPALLAWVTAASGSQRWGMATILGFFVIGGLLLLAVKEPANRRDPVTPQGSPGAFP; translated from the coding sequence GTGGCGGACGCCGTTCCCCAGGAAGACGGGCGCGGGGCATCCCCCCGCGCCCTGCTTTCCTGGTGCCTCTACGACTGGGCCAACTCCGCCTTTCCGACGGTGATCACTACCTTCGTCTTTGCCGCCTACTTCACCCGGGCGGTGGCCGCCGACGAGGTCGCCGGCACCTCGCAGTGGGGCGCCGCCATGAGCCTGTCGGGCTTGGCCATCGCGCTGGCCGGGCCGGTGCTGGGGGCCATCGCCGATCGCGGCGGGCGGCGCAAGCCGTGGATCGCCGCCTTCACCGCGCTGTGCGTGGCGCTCACCGCGCTCTTGTGGTTCGCCCGCCCCGACCCCTCCTTCGCCCTCTACACCCTGGTGCTGGTGGCCTCTGCCAACTTCGCCTTCGAGATGGGCGGTGTCTTCTATAACGCCATGCTGCCCGGCCTGGCGGCCGAGGGCCGCCTGGGGCGGCTTTCCGGCTGGGCCTGGGGGGTCGGCTACGCCGGCGGGCTGGCCTGTCTGGTGGTGGCGCTGGTCGGCTTCGTGCAGGCCGAAAATCCCCTGTTCGGCCTCGATCGCGACGCTGCCGAGCACGTGCGGGCGACGGCGCCGCTGGTGGCGCTGTGGTTCGCCCTCTTCTCGCTTCCCCTCTTCCTGTGGACGCCGGACGTTCCGGCTACCGGGGTCGGCCTTATCGAGGCGGCCAGGCGGGGCGTCGCCACCCTGGCCGGCACGCTCAGGCGCGTCGGCGAATACCGCATGGTCGCCCGCTTCCTGCTCGCCCACATGATCTATGCCGACGGCCTCAACACCCTGTTCGCCTTCGGCGGCATCTACGCGGCCGGCACCTTCGGCATGGAATTCGCCGACATCATCGTCTTCGGCATCGGGCTCAACGTCACCGCCGGGCTGGGGGCCGCCCTCTTCGCCTGGGCGGACGACGCGGTGGGGCCGAAGCGCACCATCCTGGTCGCGGTGGCCGGGCTGGCCGGCTTCGGCGCCGTGCTGGTGCTGATCGACTCCGTGACGCTGTTCTGGATTTTCGGGCTGGGGCTCGGCGTTTTCGTCGGCCCGGCCCAGGCGGCCAGCCGCTCGTTCATGGCGCGCCTGGCGCCGCCCCATCTCAGGGCCGAGATGTTCGGCCTCTACGCGCTGGCGGGCAAGGCCACCGCCTTCGTCGGTCCGGCTCTGCTGGCCTGGGTGACGGCGGCTTCCGGCAGCCAGCGCTGGGGCATGGCCACCATCCTCGGCTTCTTCGTCATCGGCGGCCTGCTGCTGCTGGCGGTAAAAGAGCCGGCGAACCGGCGCGATCCGGTTACCCCGCAAGGATCGCCAGGAGCTTTTCCTTAA